TGCGCGAGGCGATGCTGCGCGCGGTGGGTGCCGACCCGGACCGGCCCGCGCCGGTTGCCGTCGGCGACGACGCCGCGCTGGTCGACGTGCTGCGGGTGGAGTACCGACGGGTGCTGCTGCGCCTGGCCGCTCGCGACCTGGCCCACGACGTCGGGGTCGACGACGTGGCCGCCGAGCTGTCCGACCTGGCCGCGGCGACGCTGGAGGCCGGGCTGGCGATCGCGCGGCAGCGGCTGGGCGACAAGGCGCACCTGGCGCGGCTGGCCGTGGTCGCGATGGGCAAGTGCGGCGCGCACGAGCTCAACTACGTCTCCGACGTCGACGTCGTGTTCGTCTACGAGCCGACCGCGGGCGAGGGCGAGGAGCACCCCGACGCCGCCAACCGGGCCGCCTCGCAGCTGGCCGCGCACCTGATGCGGATCTGCGGGGAGCCCACCGCCGAGGGCGAGATCTGGCCGGTCGACGCCAACCTGCGCCCCGAGGGCACCTCGGGCCCGCTGGTGCGGACCCTGGCCAGCCACGAGAGCTACTACGAGAAGTGGGCCAAGACCTGGGAGTTCCAGGCGCTGCTCAAGGCCCGCCCGGTCGCCGGCGACCTCGAGCTGGGACGGGCCTACGTGGAGATGGTCGCGCCGATGATCTGGAGCGCCGCCGAGCGCGACGGCTTCGTCGAGGACACCCAGGCCATGCGGCGCCGGGTCGTCGACCACATCCCCACCAAGGAGGCCGAGCGGCAGCTCAAGCTCGGCGCCGGCGGGCTGCGCGACGTCGAGTTCGCCGTCCAGCTGCTCCAGCTGGTGCACGGGCGCGCCGACGAGTCCATCCGGACGCCCACGACGCTCAGCGCGCTCGCGGACCTGACCCGCGGCGGCTACATCGGCCGCGAGGACGGCGAGCAGCTGCACGACGCCTACGCCTTCCTGCGCACCCTCGAGCACCGGATGCAGCTGCACCGGCTGCGCCGCACCCACGTCATCCCGGACGACCTCGACGCGCTGCGTCGCCTGGGGCGCAGCATGGGTCACCTCAGGAACCCGGTCGAGGGGCTCAACAAGGCCCTCGAGCACCACCGCCGCGAGGTCCGCCGGCTGCACCAGAAGCTCTTCTACCGCCCGCTGCTCGCCGCGGTGGCCCAGCTGCCCGGCGACCAGGCACGGCTCTCGGCCGACGCCGCTCGCGACCGCCTGGCCGCGCTCGGGTACGCCGACGCCCGCGCCGCGCTGCGCCACCTCGAGGCGCTGACCAGCGGAGTGACCCGCTCGGCCAACATCCAGCGCACCCTGCTGCCGGTGCTGCTGGAATGGTTCGCCGACGGGCCCGACCCGGACGCCGGGCTCTTCGGCTTCCGCCGGATCTCCGAGGCGCTCGGCTCGACCCCGTGGTACCTCACCACGCTGCGCGACGAGGGCCAGGTGGCCCAGCGGCTCGCGCAGCTGCTCTCGACCTCGCGCTACGCCACCAGCCTGCTCGAGCGCGAGCCCCAGGGCGTGCGGATGCTGGGACAGTCCCTGGCGCCGCTCGACGCCGAGTCGCTGACCGCCGAGATGCGCTCGGCGGCGGCGCGGCGCGACGACGCGGAGAAGGCGGTGCGCGCTGTGCGCGCCGTACGCCGCCGCGAGCTGCTGCGCATCGCCTCCGGCGACCTGCTCGGCCTCACCGACGTCGAGGAGATCGGCGCCGGTCTGTCGCGGCTGACCGACGCCACGCTCGAGGTGACCCTCGAGGTGGTGGGGGAGTCGGTGCGCCGCGCCAAGGGCCTCGACGAGGCGCCGACCCGGATCGCGGTGGTCGCCATGGGGCGCTACGGCGGCTTCGAGCTGTCCTACGGCTCCGACGCCGACGTGCTGTTCGTGCACGAACCGGTCGCGGGCGCGGACGGCCACGAGGCGGCGACGTACGCCCAGGCGGTGGCCAACGAGCTGCGCCGGCTGCTGTCGCTGCCCGGCACCGACCCGGCGCTCGAGGTCGACGCCGACCTGCGCCCCGAGGGCAAGCAGGGCGCGCTGGTGCGCACGCTCGACTCGTACGCCGCCTACTACGCCAAGTGGTCGATGGTCTGGGAGGCGCAGGCGCTGCTGCGTGCCGACGCGGTCGTGGGCGACCTCGACCTGCGCCGGCGCTTCGAGGAGCTCATCGATCCGCTGCGCTACCCCGAGGACGGCATCAGCGACGACGACATCATCGAGGTGCGCCGTATCAAGGCCCGCGTCGACGAGGAGCGGCTGCCGCGCGGCGCCGACCGCAAGACCCACCTCAAGCTCGGGCGCGGCGGCCTGGCCGACATCGAGTGGACCGTGCAGCTGCTGCAGATGCGCTACGCCGGACAGGTGCCGGGGCTGCGCACCTCACGCACCCTGCCGGCCCTGGCCGCCGCCGAGGAGGCCGGTCTGCTCGAGAGCGCCGACGCGTCCCTGCTGGCCCAGGCCTGGCGCCGGGTCAGCCGCACCCGCAACGCCGTGACGCTGGCGCGCGGCACCCCGAGCGACTCCCTGCCCTCCGACCCGCGGCAGCGGGCGGCCGTGGCCGCGATCCTGGGCTACACCGACGGGGCCTCGGAGCAGATGGTCGACGACCACCTGCGGATGACCCGCCTGGCGCACGGTGTGGTCGAGCGGGTCTTCTGGGAGTAGCGGCGCCATCGACCTGGACGACCGGGTCTCCTAGGGTGGCGTGATGAGCGCCCTCCAGGACAAGGCCACGCACCTCTTGGGTCAGCACCGTGACCCCACCCTGCTCACCGTCGTGAACGTCTGGGACGTCATCAGCGCCCAGGTGGTGGCCGACGGCATCGGCACCACCGCGCTGGCGACCGCCAGCCACTCGATCGCGGCGTCCTACGGCTACCCGGACGGGGAGCACATCCCCGTCGACCTGATGATCGAGGTCTGCGGACGGATCGCGGCAGCCACCGACCTCCCGGTCAGCGCCGACCTCGAGGCCGGCTACGGCCACCCCGTCGAGACGGTCCGCAAGGCGATCGGGGTCGGCATCGTCGGCGCCAACCTCGAGGACCAGATGCGTCCCCTGGCCGAGGCCGCGGCGATGATGGAGGACGTGATGGCGGCCGCCGACGACGAGGGCATCGACTTCGTGCTCAACGCCCGCACCGACGCGTTCGTCAAGGCGGGCGACCGCGACCGGGGCGCGGTCCTGGCCGACGCCATCGAGCGCGGCAAGGCCTTCCTGCAGGTTGGAGCCCCCGCGGTGTTCGTGCCCGGCAAGCTCACCGAGGAGGAGGTCGTCGCCCTGGTCGACGCCTTCGGCCCGCAGCGCCTCACCATGATCGGCGTCCCCGGCACCCCGTCGCTGGACCGCCTCGAGGAGCTGGGCGTCGCCCGCGTCTCCTACGGCCCGATGCCGCAGCGCGTCGCACTGACCGCGCTGCAGGAGCTGGTCGAGGAGGTGCACCGCGGTGGCGGTGTACCGGCCTCGATGCGTCCCCTGAACTGACCCCGGGCTGACGCTCCGCCAAGCCCCGATCCGGCCGCCCCCGTGGCGCTGGGTCGGGGCTTCGGCGTTCCCTCTCGCCGGACCACGATCCAGACCACAACCACTGGGCCCCGGGCACCCCTAGTACGGCGCAGGGAGACGCTCGGTGGGTTCCTTGCGGGTGGCTGTGGGGTCTTGCGTGTTCCTTGAGGGAATGTGGGGTCTTTGCCTGGTGGTGGCTTGCGTTGGGAGGAGCAGAGTTCTACTCATCAGCCCGACCGGCCCACCGAGGCCGGCTCCAGACAAGGACCCTCCCTCATGTCGAACACCTCCGCTCGCAAGTCCTCTGTTCGTATCGCTGCTTCGGTGGCCCTGGTTGCCGGTGCCACTGCGGTGGCCGGTCTGGGTACGTTCGGTTCGTTCACCTCCACCACCGACGCCGCTGAGGCTGTCGACTCGGGTCAGACGAAGATCACGATGAGCAACCAGGGCACGCAGGGCCTGGACGTCCCGGCGGTGAAGCTGGTCCCCGGTGACACCGTGCAGCGTGCGGTGCAGCTGGTGCGGGCCGAGCAGACCGAGGGCTTCGGTTCGGTGAAGCTGACCACGACGTCGTCGGCGGGGGTGCCCTCGATCCTGACCACCAACGTCACCAACGGGCTGCAGCTGAGCATCGACCAGTGCTCGGTGGCGTGGGTCAAGTCCGCGACCACCAAGGAGATGACCTGCTCGGGCGCCACCACCTCGATCCTGGCCTCGCGTGCGGTGATCGGTGCGAACACCGACCTGACCGAGGTCACCAAGACCCTCAACGGTTCCACCGGGGTCTCGAACCTGCGTCTGACCCTGGCGCTGCCGCAGGCGGCTGACAACGAGTTCCAGCTGAAGTCCGACACCGTGAACTTCAAGTTCGACGCCACGCAGCGCGTCGGCGAGGCTCGCTGATCCAGTCCGGGTCCGGGGGGACACCCGGACCCGGGCATCGTGTGGCCGCCGTGGAGGGAGCGGCGGCCGCACGGCACCACCTCATCCCTCACCCCAGCACCGCCCCCGCACCTCACCCGCAGCAGCCACCAGCCGAAGGAGCCCGATCATGAGCAGCCCCGCCGTTCCCCTGGTCGTCGGTCGCCACCGCGCCACCGCTGCTGCTCCGCGGGTCTTCGTGCCCGCTCCTGCTCCCGTGACCGCCCCGGCCCCGGCACCCGAAGGTCGGCGTCCGCGCCGCCGGGTGCTGCGGGTGCTGCGTGGCCTGGTCCGGGTCGTCACCTCGCTGCTGGTCATCGCGGCGCTGGCGTTCTTCTTGTTCTTCGCGGTCGGCCCGCACGTGCTGGGCTACCGCACCGCGACCATGCTGACCGGCTCGATGGAGCCCGGGATCATGGTCGGCGACGTCGTGGTGACAGCCCCGCGCCCCGCCGAGGACGTGGTCGTCGGTGACGTGATCACCTACCACATCCCGATCGAGGACCAGCGCGTCGAGACCCACCGCGTGGTCGAGGTCGAGCGTGGCAAGGACGGCTCCATCGCGGTGCGCACCAAGGGCGACAACAACGACGGTGTCGACCCCTGGACCGCGACCCTGGACGGCGACACCGTGTGGGAGGTCCAGGCCGTGATCCCCAAGGTCGGCACCGCCATCCGCGCCCTGCGCACCCCGGTCGTCAACGACCTCGTCCTGTACGGCGCCCTGGGCACCGTCCTCCTCCTCGGCCTGTCCCGCATCTGGGCCCGCGACGAGGACGACGCGGAGACCGACGAGGCCTGATCCGCCCAGCACCACCCGAGCCCGGCACCGTCCGAGGTCCACCAGAGACCTCGGGCGGTGCCGTTCGTCGACGAGCGGTCACTTTCGCACCGTCGACCGGTCACTTCTGCACCCTCGAGCAGTCACTCTGTGTATGCTCGAAAAAGTTTTCGATCTGCCTGTGGAAAACGCCGTTTGAACTGGCGTTTTACCTAGCGCCTTGGGAGAATGGTCCCATGGCCACGACGGCACTGCACCCCATCGGCGACGCTGTCGCGCGGGTGCACGCCGCGCTCGACGAGGTGGCGGAGACCCCGGCCTGGTCGATGGGCCAGGCCGACGCCGCTGAGGTGCTGGTGCAGATCGCGCGGGCCGAGGCGAGGTTGGTCGAGCTCCGCTCGCGGGCGCTGGTCCAGGCGGAGGCCGTGGCGGTCCAGGAGCGCAACGCCTCGCCGTCGTTGGCGGTGTGGCACGCGTACGCGACCCGGTCGACGAAGCGGGAGTCGTTCCGCGAGGTCCGCCTGGCCACCGGTCTGATCCGGTACGGCGTGGTGCGGGAGGCGCTGGGTCGTGGCGACCTGGTCGCGGAGCAGGCGTCGGTGATCGTCAACGCGCTGGATGCGTTGCCCGACGACCTCGAGCCGGGCGTGTTGGAGCAGGCCGCGAAGGCGCTGGTCGCCTACGCGGAGGTCCACGACGCCAAGGCGTTGAGGATCCTGGGCCGGCGGATCCTCGAGGTCGTCGCATCCGAGGTGGCTGAGGCGTGGGAGGCCGAGCAGCTGGCCCGCCAGGACCGTGAGGCGGAGAGGGCGGTGGCGTTCCGGATCCGTGAGGACGACCAGGGCCGCTGCAAGGGCTCCTTCACCGTGCCGGCGCTGGTGGGGCAGATGCTGGAGCGGGCGCTGCTGGCGTTCGCCGCACCCAAGCACCAGATCGCGAACCGCACCGGCCAGGACGGTCAGGACGAGACGGCAATGCCCGTCCGTCGCCCTACCGCGCAGCGCCTCGGTGCGGCGTTCGTGGAGCTGATCGAGCGGCTCGACCCCACGACCCTGCCCCGAGCCGGTGGTGTGAACGCCACCGTGGTGGTTACCATGACCGCCGCCTCGCTAGCAGGTGGCCTCGCGGCCGCGACCCTGGACACCGGCGCCCGGGTCTCCGCCGCCACCGCACGCCGGCTGGCGTGCGAGGCCGGCATCCTCCCGGTGGTGCTGGGCGGGACGAGCCGGCCCCTCGACGTCGGCCGGGCCAGACGGCTCTTCACCACCGCCCAACGCATTGCGCTGGCGGTGCGTGACCGGGGCTGCACCGCGCAGGGCTGCGACGCGCCGCCGGCGAGGTGCCACGCCCACCACGACGACCCCTGGTCCCGCGGCGGGCGCACCGACCTGGCCCGCGGGCGGTTGCTGTGCCCCTTCCACCACCGCCGCATCCACGACCCGGAGTACGAGGCCGACATCGGCGCCGACAACCAGGTCCGGTTCCACAGACGAACGTAGAACAGGGCTGCCGGTTTCTCCCGGGTCTCGACGCCGCTCGGGCTTCCTTGCGGGTGGCTGTGGGGTCTTGCGTGTTCCTTGAGGGAATGTGGGGTCTTTGCCTGGTGGTGGCTTGCGTTGGGGGGAGCAGAGTTCTACTCATCAGCCCGACCGGCCCACCGAGGCCGGCTCCAGACAAGGACCCTCCCTCATGTCGAACACCTCCGCTCGCAAGTCCTCTGTTCGTATCGCTGCTTCGGTGGCCCTGGTTGCCGGTGCCACTGCGGTGGC
This Nocardioides dokdonensis FR1436 DNA region includes the following protein-coding sequences:
- a CDS encoding isocitrate lyase/PEP mutase family protein — its product is MSALQDKATHLLGQHRDPTLLTVVNVWDVISAQVVADGIGTTALATASHSIAASYGYPDGEHIPVDLMIEVCGRIAAATDLPVSADLEAGYGHPVETVRKAIGVGIVGANLEDQMRPLAEAAAMMEDVMAAADDEGIDFVLNARTDAFVKAGDRDRGAVLADAIERGKAFLQVGAPAVFVPGKLTEEEVVALVDAFGPQRLTMIGVPGTPSLDRLEELGVARVSYGPMPQRVALTALQELVEEVHRGGGVPASMRPLN
- a CDS encoding signal peptidase I; amino-acid sequence: MSSPAVPLVVGRHRATAAAPRVFVPAPAPVTAPAPAPEGRRPRRRVLRVLRGLVRVVTSLLVIAALAFFLFFAVGPHVLGYRTATMLTGSMEPGIMVGDVVVTAPRPAEDVVVGDVITYHIPIEDQRVETHRVVEVERGKDGSIAVRTKGDNNDGVDPWTATLDGDTVWEVQAVIPKVGTAIRALRTPVVNDLVLYGALGTVLLLGLSRIWARDEDDAETDEA
- a CDS encoding bifunctional [glutamine synthetase] adenylyltransferase/[glutamine synthetase]-adenylyl-L-tyrosine phosphorylase produces the protein MTRAATTKGQLLRLGFGDPERSLGRLAEIGPAGPELLPLLARTADPDQAVVGLARLVEALGDGAVDLLSMLREGEGSATRLLAVLGASEALSDHLARHPEQWRELTDATLECTRPAAYAVREAMLRAVGADPDRPAPVAVGDDAALVDVLRVEYRRVLLRLAARDLAHDVGVDDVAAELSDLAAATLEAGLAIARQRLGDKAHLARLAVVAMGKCGAHELNYVSDVDVVFVYEPTAGEGEEHPDAANRAASQLAAHLMRICGEPTAEGEIWPVDANLRPEGTSGPLVRTLASHESYYEKWAKTWEFQALLKARPVAGDLELGRAYVEMVAPMIWSAAERDGFVEDTQAMRRRVVDHIPTKEAERQLKLGAGGLRDVEFAVQLLQLVHGRADESIRTPTTLSALADLTRGGYIGREDGEQLHDAYAFLRTLEHRMQLHRLRRTHVIPDDLDALRRLGRSMGHLRNPVEGLNKALEHHRREVRRLHQKLFYRPLLAAVAQLPGDQARLSADAARDRLAALGYADARAALRHLEALTSGVTRSANIQRTLLPVLLEWFADGPDPDAGLFGFRRISEALGSTPWYLTTLRDEGQVAQRLAQLLSTSRYATSLLEREPQGVRMLGQSLAPLDAESLTAEMRSAAARRDDAEKAVRAVRAVRRRELLRIASGDLLGLTDVEEIGAGLSRLTDATLEVTLEVVGESVRRAKGLDEAPTRIAVVAMGRYGGFELSYGSDADVLFVHEPVAGADGHEAATYAQAVANELRRLLSLPGTDPALEVDADLRPEGKQGALVRTLDSYAAYYAKWSMVWEAQALLRADAVVGDLDLRRRFEELIDPLRYPEDGISDDDIIEVRRIKARVDEERLPRGADRKTHLKLGRGGLADIEWTVQLLQMRYAGQVPGLRTSRTLPALAAAEEAGLLESADASLLAQAWRRVSRTRNAVTLARGTPSDSLPSDPRQRAAVAAILGYTDGASEQMVDDHLRMTRLAHGVVERVFWE
- a CDS encoding HNH endonuclease signature motif containing protein → MATTALHPIGDAVARVHAALDEVAETPAWSMGQADAAEVLVQIARAEARLVELRSRALVQAEAVAVQERNASPSLAVWHAYATRSTKRESFREVRLATGLIRYGVVREALGRGDLVAEQASVIVNALDALPDDLEPGVLEQAAKALVAYAEVHDAKALRILGRRILEVVASEVAEAWEAEQLARQDREAERAVAFRIREDDQGRCKGSFTVPALVGQMLERALLAFAAPKHQIANRTGQDGQDETAMPVRRPTAQRLGAAFVELIERLDPTTLPRAGGVNATVVVTMTAASLAGGLAAATLDTGARVSAATARRLACEAGILPVVLGGTSRPLDVGRARRLFTTAQRIALAVRDRGCTAQGCDAPPARCHAHHDDPWSRGGRTDLARGRLLCPFHHRRIHDPEYEADIGADNQVRFHRRT